In the Helicobacter cetorum MIT 99-5656 genome, TATCTTGTGCTTCCAAAACATCGCCTGTGCCACTTAAGATAAAAATATGCTCCAAATCAAGCACTATCATCATCGCTTCCAAACGGCGTAAATACTTATCCTTACGCCATTCTTTGCTAAAATCCACTACACTTTTAAATAAATCCCCTTTTTTACTCTCTAAAATGCGTTCAAACATATCAAACAGACTAAAAGCATCAGCAGTGCTTCCAGCAAATCCGCTCAAAACTTGATTATGATACAAGCTTCTAATTTTAGTCGCATTTGCTTTGACTACACAATTACCCAAAGTTACTTGCCCATCGCCCCCAATGATAGCAAATTTCTTGCCAGAAATCTCCCCCCTATAACCCAAAATCGTTGTCGCTTCAAACATTTTCTACTCAGCCATTACATCAATCTTAAATGCACCTACAATCCCAGCCCCAAGCTTGAC is a window encoding:
- the hslV gene encoding ATP-dependent protease subunit HslV; its protein translation is MFEATTILGYRGEISGKKFAIIGGDGQVTLGNCVVKANATKIRSLYHNQVLSGFAGSTADAFSLFDMFERILESKKGDLFKSVVDFSKEWRKDKYLRRLEAMMIVLDLEHIFILSGTGDVLEAQDNKIAAIGSGGNYALSAARALDNFANLEPKKLVEESLKIAGNLCIYTNTNIKILEL